One window of Trifolium pratense cultivar HEN17-A07 linkage group LG5, ARS_RC_1.1, whole genome shotgun sequence genomic DNA carries:
- the LOC123884248 gene encoding protein transport protein SEC23-like, translating to MAEFIDLESQDGVRMPWNVIPGSKQESTNVVVPVSAIYTPIKHFPSMPLLPYSPLRCRTCRSILNPFCIVDFAAKIWICPFCFQRNHFPPHYASISDDNLPAELFPQYTTVEYDSPGDTSPHVPPVFLFVVDTCVIEEEIGFLRSAISQAVELLPDNSLVGLITFGTFVHVHELGFGIVPKTYVFRGSKDISKEQLLEQMSFFAKKPKPAVGVVAGARDGLSSESISRFLLPASECEFTLNSVLDELQRDPWPVPGDQREARCTSTALSIAASLLGACVPGSAARIMAFIGGPATEGPASIVSRQLSEPIRSHKDLDKDSVPHYHKCVKFYDGLSKQLVHQGHVLDLFACALDQVGIAELKTAVERTGGLVVLTESFGHPVFKDSLKRVFQSGDYDLGLASNGIFEINCSKDIKVQGIIGPCASLEKKSPLCSDIVIGQGGTSAWKMCGLDKSTSLCLFFDIVRKETPDATMQSTSNQFYFQFLTYYQNNSGQMRFRVTTLSRRWVAGPGSIQDLISGFDQEAAAIVMARQVSFKMETEAEFDPIRWLDKALINLCSRFGDFQKDTPSSFSLSPRLSIFPQFMFHLRRSQFVQVFNNSPDETAYFRMILNRENVTNSVVMVQPSLISYSFHSGPEPALLDVAAIAADRVLLLDSFFTVVIFHGSTIAQWRKAGYHNEPEHQAFAHLLRAPHDDSDLIMKERFPVPRLVVCDQHGSQARFLLAKLNPSATYNTEASLPGGDIIFTDDVSFEVFLDHLQRLVVQ from the exons ATGGCGGAATTCATCGATCTCGAATCTCAAGACGGCGTTCGAATGCCATGGAACGTAATCCCCGGCTCAAAACAAGAATCAACAAACGTCGTCGTTCCTGTTTCCGCAATCTACACTCCAATCAAACACTTCCCTTCCATGCCACTTCTCCCTTACTCACCTCTCCGTTGTCGCACTTGCCGTTCAATTCTCAATCCATTCTGTATCGTCGATTTCGCCGCCAAGATCTGGATCTGTCCATTCTGTTTCCAACGGAATCATTTTCCACCACATTACGCTTCAATCTCCGATGATAATCTTCCGGCTGAGCTTTTTCCGCAATATACAACCGTTGAATATGATTCACCAGGTGATACTTCACCGCACGTGCCTCCTGTGTTTCTATTCGTTGTTGATACGTGTGTTATTGAAGAAGAAATAGGTTTTCTACGATCGGCGATTTCGCAAGCGGTTGAGCTTTTACCTGATAATTCTCTTGTTGGACTTATTACTTTTGGAACTTTTGTTCATGTTCATGAGCTTGGATTTGGTATTGTTCCGAAAACTTATGTGTTTAGAGGATCTAAAGATATTTCTAAGGAGCAGTTGTTGGAACAGATGAGTTTTTTTGCAAAGAAACCGAAGCCGGCGGTTGGTGTTGTTGCTGGTGCAAGGGATGGACTTTCGTCCGAGAGTATTTCTAGGTTTTTGCTTCCGGCGTCCGAGTGTGAATTCACACTTAATTCG GTTTTAGATGAGTTGCAGAGGGATCCCTGGCCGGTGCCTGGTGATCAGCGGGAGGCGAGGTGCACCAGCACGGCGCTGAGTATTGCGGCTAGTTTGTTGGGGGCGTGTGTTCCTGGTTCTGCTGCAAGAATAATGGCGTTTATTGGGGGACCAGCAACCGAAGGACCTGCTTCT ATTGTATCCAGACAACTTTCGGAACCAATTCGCTCCCACAAAGATCTGGATAAAGATTCTGTGCCACATTACCATAAATGTGTGAAATTCTATGATGGGCTTTCGAAGCAGCTTGTACATCAAGGTCATGTGCTAGATCTCTTTGCTTGTGCTCTTGATCAG GTTGGCATTGCTGAGCTTAAAACTGCTGTTGAAAGGACTGGGGGCCTTGTTGTACTTACCGAAAGTTTTGGCCATCCAGTGTTCAAGGATTCACTTAAGCGTGTTTTCCAATCGGGTGATTATGATCTGGGCCTAGCATCAAA TGGAATATTTGAGATAAACTGCTCCAAGGACATTAAAGTCCAAGGGATTATTGGCCCTTGTGCTTCTCTTGAAAAG AAAAGCCCATTATGCTCAGATATTGTTATTGGTCAAGGGGGTACTAGTGCATGGAAGATGTGTGGCCTTGACAAATCAACATCACTCTGTCTGTTTTTTGACATCGTGAGGAAGGAAACTCCTGACGCTACAATGCAATCCACAAGCAATCAATTTTACTTCCAATTCTTGACTTA TTATCAGAATAACAGTGGACAAATGAGATTTCGGGTTACAACCCTTTCACGTAGATGGGTTGCTGGACCAGGAAGCATACAG GACTTGATTTCTGGATTTGACCAAGAAGCAGCTGCTATAGTCATGGCACGCCAAGTGTCTTTCAAAATGGAAACGGAG GCTGAATTTGATCCTATCAGATGGTTGGATAAGGCATTGATAAATTTGTGTTCCCGGTTCGGAGATTTTCAAAAAGACACCCCATCTTCATTTAGTTTGTCTCCCAGGTTGTCAATATTCCCACAGTTTATGTTTCATTTACGACGTTCTCAGTTTGTTCAG GTCTTTAACAACAGCCCAGATGAGACTGCTTACTTTAGAATGATTCTAAACCGGGAAAATGTTACCAATTCTGTTGTCATGGTTCAGCCTTCATTGATTTCGTATTCGTTCCATTCTGGTCCTGAGCCTGCTCTTCTCGATGTCGCAGCCATTGCGGCCGACAGAGTGCTGCTTTTGGATTCGTTTTTCACAGTCGTTATTTTTCATGGTTCAACCATTGCCCAATGGCGCAAGGCTGGATATCATAATGAACCAGAACATCAG GCATTTGCTCACTTGCTACGAGCTCCTCATGATGATTCAGATTTAATAATGAAAGAGAGATTTCCTGTGCCTCGCCTGGTTGTTTGTGATCAGCATGGATCCCAG GCTCGATTTCTACTAGCAAAGTTAAATCCTTCTGCAACATATAACACCGAAGCTTCCCTCCCCGGAGGGGATATTATCTTTACGGATGATGTTAGCTTTGAGGTCTTCCTGGATCATTTACAGAGATTAGTAGTTCAATAG
- the LOC123886936 gene encoding uncharacterized protein LOC123886936, with the protein MVAIRLKSTAAVWLDRLVVQRKRQKKRPIRTWRKMKRLMLERFLPEDYEQILYKMYIECVQGKRLVSEYTAEFLRFSERNELGESENQKVARYISGLKSSLQEKMGLQTENNVDDKEKSATTKDSNSVNKAGNSGNAPQGKTLIQKQHNPYVKPTDDTCYRCGGKGHRSNVCPSRRVDRVVCERDDDDEYLADKDEYAEAEFAEEESDERNKVCNLIVDTGSTENLVSQKLVDYLKLSTEPHQKPYTLGWVSKGSQVRVTLAHKVPISIGKHYREKVLCDVLDMDVCHVLLGRPWQFDNDITYRGRDNVMMFTWGTHKISMAPVLHFEKNQRENKSSFLLMT; encoded by the exons ATGGTGGCGATCAGGCTGAAAAGTACCGCGGCTGTTTGGTTGGATAGACTTGTTGTTCAGAGGAAGAGGCAAAAGAAACGCCCTATTCGAACTTGGAGAAAGATGAAACGGTTGATGCTTGAGAGATTTTTACCTGAAGATTATGAACAAATTCTGTATAAGATGTATATTGAATGTGTTCAGGGCAAGCGATTAGTGAGTGAGTACACGGCTGAATTCTTACGTTTTTCTGAACGTAATGAATTAGGTGAGTCCGAGAATCAGAAAGTGGCTCGTTATATTAGTGGTTTGAAAAGTTCATTGCAAGAGAAGATGGGATTACAAACTG AGAATAATGTTGATGACAAAGAGAAAAGTGCAACAACCAAAGATTCAAACTCAGTTAACAAAGCAGGCAATTCTGGCAATGCACCGCAAGGCAAGACCCTCATCCAAAAACAACACAACCCTTATGTGAAGCCTACCGATGATACTTGTTACCGTTGCGGTGGGAAGGGTCACAGGTCCAATGTGTGTCCATCAAGGAGGGTTGATAGAGTAGTGTGTGAaagggatgatgatgatgagtatCTTGCTGACAAAGATGAATACGCAGAAGCTGAATTTGCTGAAGAAGAATCTGATGAGAGG AACAAAGTGTGTAATCTGATTGTGGATACTGGCAGCACGGAAAATCTAGTGTCGCAGAAACTAGTAGACTATTTGAAGTTATCCACTGAACCTCATCAGAAGCCATACACCCTCGGTTGGGTAAGCAAGGGTTCCCAAGTTCGAGTTACACTAGCTCACAAAGTTCCTATCTCCATCGGAAAGCATTACAGAGAAAAGGTACTTTGTGATGTTCTTGATATGGATGTTTGTCATGTTTTACTTGGTAGACCTTGGCAGTTTGATAATGATATCACTTATCGAGGACGAGATAATGTGATGATGTTTACATGGGGAACACATAAGATTTCTATGGCTCCTGTTTTACACTTTGAAAAGAACCAAAGGGAAAATAAGTCTAGCTTCTTGTTGATGACTTAA
- the LOC123882949 gene encoding serine/arginine-rich-splicing factor SR34-like isoform X2, which produces MSRRSSRTVYVGNLPGDIREREVEDLFMKYGHITHIDLKVPPRPPGYAFVEFEDYQDAEDAIRGRDGYDFDGHRLRVEAAHGGRGTGNSSSRDRYSSHTNGRGGRGVSRRFEYRVLVNGLPSSASWQDLKDHMRKAGDVCFSQVFHDGRGTGHSDDFFRQGKSSHRSPMHQSFLELLVVIVAVLDLLMHGKYLSLNIY; this is translated from the exons ATGAGTAGACGCTCCAGCAGAACCGTCTATGTTGGTAATCTACCTGGCGATATCCGTGAAAGAGAAGTTGAAGATTTGTTTATGAAG TATGGACACATAACTCACATTGACCTAAAGGTTCCACCAAGGCCTCCTGGTTATGCATTTGTAGAG TTTGAAGATTATCAAGATGCTGAGGATGCAATTCGCGGGCGTGATGGCTATGATTTTGATGGGCACCGGTTACGG GTGGAGGCTGCTCATGGTGGTCGTGGTACTGGTAATTCATCTTCAAGAGATCGATATAGTAGTCACACCAATGGCCGGGGTGGACGTGGAGTATCCAGACGTTTTGAATATCGCG TTCTAGTCAATGGGTTGCCCTCTTCTGCATCCTGGCAGGATCTTAAG GATCACATGCGAAAAGCAGGGGATGTTTGCTTTTCACAAGTTTTTCATGATGGAAGGGGTACGGGACATTCAGATGACTTTTTTCGCCAGGGTAAATCCTCACATCGTTCGC CAATGCATCAGAGCTTTTTGGAGCttcttgttgttattgttgcaGTTCTGGATCTTCTGATGCATG GAAAATATTTAAGTTTGAATATATACTAA
- the LOC123882948 gene encoding disease resistance protein RGA2-like: MAEFASSLIQSLGSAALHEFARINGLKDELERLKEHVETCKAVLLDLDGKQEQSHAEQNLVTRLKDVLIPADNLLDEFAIQDMINKRDRNKLKKVLHPYSLKKLDMAHEIEKIQKKFDDVLKIMPGLNLNLNVSAVEKTNSEWRETGSYVQESEIIGRDDDKENIISLLRQSHGDPNVSFVAVVGIGGMGKTTLAQLVYSDEKVQNLFEKSMWVCVSDNFDVKTILKNMLKSLLPKEKIDDTLTLDNLQSMLRDNLNGKRYLLVLDDIWNDSFEKWDKLMRTYLMCGAQGSKVVVTTRDTSVAHRMGVKDPYVLSHLIPEKSWSLLKKIAFEDDTIRVDQKIESVGKEIAEKCKGVPLAIRSLGSILKNKSEEKEWNDVLRGDFWKLCEDKDSILPVLKLSYNNLSPQQRQCFAYCSLFPKDWEFEKDELVQMWMAHGYLDCPVEGKCIEDVGNQFVNIFLMKSFFQEPKWNEYGDLIGFKMHDLMHDLAKQVAGDDCCYLDNNAKGFRGRPVHVWVEFDAFYLLESLDASRLRTLIVLSSNDGDLLDREKQSLISRFKYLRVLKFCNNLYLELYVSIEKLNHLRFLKLPLDRKLEKFHKSIRNLVCLQTIQVSLDPKIVLSTKVVSKLINLRYLYIRHWTFRDKTPVGFGKLCIPQHVGVNFSKWLSPLANIIEIYLGFCQGFKYLPPLEGLPFLKSLYLNNLHDLEYIYYELPIHEPFFPSLKRLHIRMCPKLVGWKRKGDDFNDINTSPHHLFLPQFPCLSFFEFPYCPMLTRMPTCPNIKKLSLQVEWTSKETPNIAASQCSLSCTPLSLQINVDLKNVSQYWWQNLTSLENLQFAVFTGQQFQAIEIWLFKEHFNYLPSLRNIEFQNCYRIKALPDWICKISSLQHITISYCDQLTLLPEGMTRLTNLHTLKIIECPLLIEEYEKETSATRATIAHIPNIIIKK; this comes from the exons ATGGCTGAATTTGCTTCAAGCCTCATTCAAAG CTTGGGATCTGCTGCCTTACATGAATTTGCACGGATTAATGGTCTTAAGGATGAGTTGGAAAGGCTTAAGGAGCATGTTGAAACTTGTAAAGCCGTGCTGCTTGACCTTGACGGGAAACAAGAGCAAAGTCATGCTGAACAAAACTTAGTAACAAGGCTCAAAGATGTGCTTATTCCTGCAGATAACTTGCTAGATGAATTTGCTATTCAAGATATGATAAACAAAAGGGATCGAAACAAACTAAAAAAGGTACTTCATCCTTACTCTCTAAAAAAATTAGACATGGCTCatgagattgaaaaaatacaaaaaaaatttgatgatgTGCTGAAAATTATGCCTGGATTGAATCTAAACCTAAATGTTAGTGCGGTTGAGAAAACTAACAGTGAATGGAGGGAAACTGGTTCTTATGTGCAAGAATCAGAAATAATTGGAAGAGATGATGACAAAGAGAATATTATAAGCTTGTTGAGACAGTCACATGGAGATCCAAATGTCTCTTTCGTTGCTGTTGTTGGGATTGGTGGTATGGGAAAGACAACTCTTGCTCAGTTGGTGTATAGTGACGAAAAAGTGCAAAATTTGTTTGAAAAGAGTATGTGGGTATGTGTCTCTGATAACTTTGATGTCAAAACTATTTTGAAGAACATGTTGAAGTCATTATTACCTAaggaaaaaattgatgatacattAACATTGGACAACTTGCAAAGTATGCTTCGTGACAATTTAAATGGTAAGAGATACTTGTTAGTCCTAGATGACATTTGGAACGATAGTTTTGAAAAGTGGGATAAATTGATGAGGACTTATTTGATGTGTGGTGCTCAAGGTAGTAAGGTTGTAGTGACAACTCGGGATACAAGTGTGGCACATAGAATGGGTGTAAAGGATCCATATGTTTTGAGTCATTTGATTCCAGAAAAATCTTGGAGTTTATTAAAGAAGATTGCATTTGAGGATGACACCATTCGAGtggatcaaaaaattgaatcaGTTGGTAAGGAGATAGCAGAAAAGTGCAAAGGAGTTCCATTAGCAATAAGATCATTGGGAAGTATattaaagaataaaagtgaAGAAAAGGAATGGAATGATGTCTTACGAGGTGATTTTTGGAAATTGTGTGAGGATAAAGATAGCATATTGCCAGTTCTAAAATTGAGTTACAATAACTTATCGCCTCAACAAAGACAATGTTTTGCTTATTGCTCTTTGTTTCCTAAGGATTGGGAATTCGAGAAGGATGAGTTGGTTCAAATGTGGATGGCACATGGTTATCTTGATTGTCCAGTGGAAGGGAAATGCATTGAAGATGTTGGTAATCAATtcgttaatatttttttaatgaaatcattcttccaagaaccaaaatggaaTGAATATGGTGATTTAATTGGTTTTAAAATGCACGATTTAATGCATgatcttgcaaaacaagtagcTGGTGATGATTGTTGTTACTTGGATAATAACGCAAAAGGATTTCGAGGAAGACCTGTCCATGTATGGGTTGAATTTGACGCATTTTATTTGCTGGAATCTTTGGATGCTAGTAGGCTGCGAACTTTGATTGTGCTTTCTTCTAATGATGGTGATTTATTGGATAGAGAGAAACAATCACTTATTTCAAGGTTCAAATACTTGCGTGTCTTGAAGTTTTGCAATAATCTTTATCTTGAGCTATATGTttcaattgaaaaattgaatcaTTTAAGATTTCTTAAATTACCTTTGGATCGTAAGCTAGAAAAGTTTCACAAGTCCATAAGAAATCTTGTTTGTTTACAAACCATACAAGTGAGTTTGGATCCAAAAATTGTACTTTCTACAAAAGTTGTCTCAAAATTAATCAACTTGAGATACCTTTATATTAGGCATTGGACCTTCAGAGACAAGACACCAGTTGGATTTGGAAAATTGTGCATACCACAACATGTGGGTGTAAATTTTTCCAAATGGCTTTCTCCTCTCgcaaatattattgaaatatatCTTGGTTTTTGTCAAGGTTTCAAATATCTCCCACCTTTGGAAGGTCTTCCTTTCCTCAAGTCACTTTACTTAAATAACCTTCATGATTTGGAGTACATATATTACGAATTGCCTATCCATGAGCCATTCTTCCCATCTTTGAAGAGACTACATATTCGGATGTGTCCCAAACTAGTGGGATGGAAGAGGAAGGGAGATGATTTCAATGATATTAACACTTCACCACATCATCTTTTCCTGCCTCAATTTCCTTGTCTATCTTTTTTTGAATTTCCTTATTGCCCAATGTTGACTCGTATGCCTACTTGTCCAAACATTAAGAAATTATCATTGCAAGTGGAGTGGACATCGAAAGAAACGCCAAATATAGCAGCGTCACAATGCTCGCTCAGTTGCACTCCTCTTTCCTTGCAAATTAATGTGGATTTGAAAAACGTCTCACAATATTGGTGGCAAAATCTTACTTCTCTCGAGAATCTTCAATTTGCGGTTTTTACCGGTCAACAatttcaagcaattgaaatcTGGTTGTTTAAGGAACACTTCAACTATCTTCCTTCATTGCGAaatattgaatttcaaaattgttaCCGCATAAAGGCATTGCCAGATTGGATATGCAAAATCTCATCACTTCAGCATATCACGATAAGCTATTGCGATCAATTGACATTGCTACCTGAAGGAATGACACGTCTTACCAACTTACATACCTTGAAAATCATTGAATGTCCACTCTTAATTGAAGAATATGAGAAAGAAACAAGTGCAACTCGGGCTACAATTGCACACATCCCAAACATAATCATTAAAAAGTGA
- the LOC123882949 gene encoding serine/arginine-rich-splicing factor SR34-like isoform X1, which translates to MSRRSSRTVYVGNLPGDIREREVEDLFMKYGHITHIDLKVPPRPPGYAFVEFEDYQDAEDAIRGRDGYDFDGHRLRVEAAHGGRGTGNSSSRDRYSSHTNGRGGRGVSRRFEYRVLVNGLPSSASWQDLKDHMRKAGDVCFSQVFHDGRGTGHSDDFFRQGKSSHRSPAKSPARSVSRSRSRSRSRSLSGTRSLIACLLEGRGWTV; encoded by the exons ATGAGTAGACGCTCCAGCAGAACCGTCTATGTTGGTAATCTACCTGGCGATATCCGTGAAAGAGAAGTTGAAGATTTGTTTATGAAG TATGGACACATAACTCACATTGACCTAAAGGTTCCACCAAGGCCTCCTGGTTATGCATTTGTAGAG TTTGAAGATTATCAAGATGCTGAGGATGCAATTCGCGGGCGTGATGGCTATGATTTTGATGGGCACCGGTTACGG GTGGAGGCTGCTCATGGTGGTCGTGGTACTGGTAATTCATCTTCAAGAGATCGATATAGTAGTCACACCAATGGCCGGGGTGGACGTGGAGTATCCAGACGTTTTGAATATCGCG TTCTAGTCAATGGGTTGCCCTCTTCTGCATCCTGGCAGGATCTTAAG GATCACATGCGAAAAGCAGGGGATGTTTGCTTTTCACAAGTTTTTCATGATGGAAGGGGTACGGGACATTCAGATGACTTTTTTCGCCAGGGTAAATCCTCACATCGTTCGCCAGCTAAATCTCCAGCAAGATCAGTTTCTCGTTCTCGCTCGAGATCTAGATCCCGTTCTTTATCAGG CACAAGATCATTGATAGCGTGCTTGCTCGAGGGGAGAGGCTGGACAGTTTAG